A part of Micromonospora chersina genomic DNA contains:
- the serA gene encoding phosphoglycerate dehydrogenase, which translates to MNPVVLIAEELAPAAIEVLAHDFDVRHVDGTDRPALLSALSEADAVIVRSATQIDAEAIAAAPRLKVVARAGVGLDNVEVPAATARGVMVVNAPTSNIVSAAEQALALLLAVARNTASASAALKAGEWKRSKYTGVEIQGKTVGVVGLGRIGVLFAQRIAAFGTRLIAYDPYIQPARAAQLGVRLVGLEELLRESDFISIHLPKTPETLGLIGEKELAIVKPGVRIVNAARGGLVDEQALANAIAEGRVAGAGVDVYAKEPCTSSPLFAFDNVVATPHLGASTNEAQDKAGLAVAKSVKLALQGEFVPDAVNVQAGGVVAEDVRPLLPLAEKLGRAFTAVAGGVAASVTVEVRGEIVTNDVSVLKLAATKGLFSSVVEEQVTYVNAPHLAAERGVEVTLATQAETVDHPNLVTVRGALPDGRTVSVSGTVAHTGTRDVLKLTEVDGFDVEIGAEGILVFLRYADRPGVVGTVGTLLGEAGVNIAAMQVARREAGGETLMTLTVDQALGADLLTSAADSIGAVAASAADLRDE; encoded by the coding sequence ATGAATCCTGTCGTACTGATCGCCGAAGAACTCGCTCCCGCCGCCATCGAGGTGCTCGCGCACGACTTCGACGTGCGTCACGTGGACGGCACCGACCGTCCGGCCCTGCTCTCCGCGCTCTCCGAGGCCGACGCGGTGATCGTACGTAGCGCCACCCAGATCGACGCCGAGGCGATCGCCGCCGCGCCGCGGCTGAAGGTGGTCGCCCGGGCCGGCGTCGGGCTGGACAACGTCGAGGTGCCCGCCGCCACGGCGCGGGGCGTCATGGTCGTCAACGCTCCCACCTCCAACATCGTCTCCGCCGCCGAGCAGGCCCTCGCGCTGCTGCTCGCCGTGGCCCGCAACACCGCCAGCGCCAGCGCCGCGCTCAAGGCGGGAGAGTGGAAGCGGTCGAAGTACACCGGCGTGGAGATCCAGGGCAAGACCGTCGGCGTGGTCGGCCTCGGTCGCATCGGCGTGCTCTTCGCGCAGCGCATCGCCGCCTTCGGCACCCGCCTGATCGCGTACGACCCGTACATCCAGCCGGCCCGCGCCGCGCAGCTCGGGGTGCGGCTGGTGGGCCTGGAGGAGCTGCTCCGGGAGAGCGACTTCATCTCGATCCACCTGCCCAAGACGCCGGAGACGCTGGGCCTGATCGGCGAGAAGGAGCTGGCGATCGTCAAGCCGGGCGTCCGGATCGTCAACGCCGCCCGTGGTGGGCTGGTCGACGAGCAGGCGCTCGCCAACGCGATCGCCGAGGGCCGGGTCGCCGGCGCGGGCGTCGACGTCTACGCGAAGGAGCCCTGCACCTCCTCGCCGCTGTTCGCCTTCGACAACGTGGTGGCGACGCCGCACCTGGGCGCCTCCACCAACGAGGCGCAGGACAAGGCCGGTCTGGCCGTGGCGAAGAGCGTCAAGCTGGCGCTCCAGGGCGAGTTCGTGCCGGACGCGGTGAACGTGCAGGCCGGCGGCGTGGTCGCCGAGGACGTGCGGCCGCTGCTGCCGCTGGCGGAGAAGCTGGGCCGGGCCTTCACGGCGGTGGCCGGCGGGGTGGCCGCCAGCGTCACCGTCGAGGTGCGCGGCGAGATCGTCACCAACGACGTGTCGGTGCTCAAGCTGGCCGCCACCAAGGGCCTGTTCAGCTCGGTGGTGGAGGAGCAGGTCACCTACGTCAACGCGCCGCACCTGGCCGCCGAGCGGGGCGTCGAGGTCACCCTCGCCACCCAGGCCGAGACCGTCGACCACCCGAACCTGGTGACGGTCCGCGGTGCGCTGCCGGACGGCCGGACGGTAAGCGTCTCCGGCACTGTCGCGCACACCGGCACCCGGGACGTGCTCAAGCTGACCGAGGTGGACGGTTTCGACGTGGAGATCGGCGCCGAGGGCATCCTGGTCTTCCTGCGCTACGCCGACCGGCCGGGTGTCGTCGGCACCGTCGGCACGCTGCTCGGCGAGGCCGGCGTGAACATCGCCGCCATGCAGGTGGCGCGCCGCGAGGCCGGTGGCGAGACGCTGATGACGCTCACCGTGGACCAGGCGCTCGGCGCGGACCTGCTCACCTCGGCGGCCGACTCGATCGGCGCGGTCGCGGCCAGCGCGGCGGACCTGCGCGACGAGTAG
- a CDS encoding tetratricopeptide repeat protein yields MSLVVRIALLRPLARLGPHRWGPRLAEALVTRSHQMSGLPGSTGRRTAAAEEAVALCRRLAAERPDQHRVTLARALVARAAAPDTAPATEAIDQLQEAIGYVEDADDRPALVVLASARGLLALNLHLCGEVREALTLALRARATWDACGRLRRPERMRLARTLLVIGDCHEALGRREEANTARRQALELHRALSAVRRSQWLTVGVTAATDLAQGLTVTGPAREALALIEESRADVEIWSRFQPRQGRPLLARAMLIEAECRAQLGDPEVAVRIAEQAVDRQRAMLAAEMPGSRAALAHGLLVLGNLAARAGREGEAVAHLTEATTLARNRHDDVLARALFELVDLRVAAGDRAAVEELLAEAVPLCRKHAGRLPEVWRSRLARALLMRCGLTVFELPATAGSRGTAARDGTSPVDGPDGGAPAGEGAIGRGNGLAAGREAVELARSLAGADPAYRELLGRCLFTLARAVHLAGDPRGSGVLLRECVAVRRELFSADPVEFRLGLADALCDLGNRMHAVDRLDEAVGIYRECLDLLRADPERIDQAELLTPLRNLGRTLWRLDRKDEAARIWDEIVAVEEFVDTARSGPSPRRE; encoded by the coding sequence ATGTCGCTCGTGGTCCGGATCGCGCTGCTGCGGCCGCTGGCCCGGCTCGGCCCCCACCGGTGGGGGCCGCGGCTGGCCGAGGCGTTGGTCACCCGGTCCCACCAGATGAGCGGGCTGCCGGGTTCGACCGGCCGGCGCACGGCGGCGGCGGAGGAGGCGGTGGCCCTCTGCCGGCGGCTGGCCGCCGAGCGGCCGGACCAGCACCGGGTCACGCTGGCCCGGGCCCTGGTGGCCCGGGCCGCCGCTCCCGACACCGCCCCCGCCACCGAGGCGATCGACCAGCTCCAGGAGGCCATCGGGTACGTCGAGGACGCCGACGACAGGCCCGCGCTGGTGGTGCTCGCCTCCGCGCGGGGACTCCTCGCGCTGAACCTTCACCTGTGCGGGGAGGTACGCGAAGCGCTCACGCTGGCGCTGCGGGCACGGGCGACCTGGGACGCCTGCGGGCGGTTGCGGCGGCCGGAGCGGATGCGGCTGGCCCGGACCCTGCTGGTGATCGGCGACTGCCACGAGGCGCTGGGCCGGAGGGAGGAGGCGAACACCGCCCGACGGCAGGCGCTGGAACTGCACCGCGCCCTTTCCGCTGTCCGCCGGTCCCAGTGGCTCACCGTCGGCGTGACGGCCGCGACGGACCTCGCCCAGGGCCTGACGGTCACCGGTCCGGCGCGGGAAGCCCTCGCCCTGATCGAGGAGTCCCGCGCCGACGTGGAGATCTGGAGCCGGTTCCAGCCCCGGCAGGGGCGACCGCTGCTGGCCCGGGCCATGCTGATCGAGGCGGAGTGTCGGGCCCAGCTGGGCGATCCGGAGGTGGCCGTGCGGATCGCGGAGCAGGCCGTCGACCGCCAGCGGGCGATGCTGGCGGCGGAGATGCCGGGATCCCGCGCCGCGCTGGCCCACGGGCTGCTCGTGCTCGGCAACCTGGCGGCACGGGCGGGCCGGGAGGGCGAGGCGGTCGCGCACCTGACGGAGGCGACGACGCTCGCCCGGAACCGCCACGACGATGTGCTGGCCCGAGCCCTGTTCGAGCTTGTCGACCTGCGGGTCGCGGCCGGGGACCGGGCGGCTGTCGAAGAACTCCTGGCCGAGGCCGTCCCGCTCTGCCGGAAGCACGCCGGGCGGCTTCCGGAGGTCTGGCGCTCCCGGCTGGCCCGCGCCCTGCTGATGCGCTGCGGGCTGACCGTCTTCGAGCTGCCGGCCACCGCGGGTAGCCGCGGGACGGCGGCACGGGACGGGACGTCGCCGGTGGACGGACCGGACGGGGGCGCGCCGGCGGGCGAGGGCGCGATCGGGCGCGGGAACGGGCTGGCGGCCGGGCGGGAGGCGGTCGAGCTGGCCCGGTCGCTGGCCGGCGCGGACCCGGCGTACCGGGAGTTGCTCGGGCGGTGCCTGTTCACGCTGGCCCGGGCGGTGCACCTGGCCGGCGACCCGCGCGGGTCGGGCGTTCTGCTCCGCGAGTGCGTGGCGGTCCGCCGGGAGCTGTTCTCCGCCGACCCGGTGGAGTTCCGGCTGGGCCTGGCCGATGCGCTGTGCGACCTGGGCAACCGGATGCACGCCGTCGACCGGCTCGACGAGGCGGTCGGGATCTACCGGGAGTGCCTCGACCTGCTGCGGGCCGACCCGGAGCGGATCGACCAGGCGGAACTCCTCACGCCGCTGCGCAACCTCGGACGCACGCTGTGGCGCCTCGACCGGAAGGACGAGGCGGCGCGGATCTGGGACGAGATCGTGGCCGTCGAGGAATTTGTCGACACGGCCCGTTCCGGTCCCTCGCCGCGGCGCGAATGA
- the ilvC gene encoding ketol-acid reductoisomerase, with protein sequence MSVEVFYDDDADLGLIQGRKVAVIGYGSQGHAHALSLRDSGVDVVIGLPAGSKSRPKAEEQGLRVLTPAEAAAEADVIMILAPDTAQRGLYAEAIAPHLAAGKALFFGHGFNIRYGLIKPPADVDVAMVAPKGPGHLVRRQYVDGKGVPCLVAVEQDASGNAFGLALAYAKAIGGTRAGAIRTTFTEETETDLFGEQAVLCGGAAALVQTGFEVLTEAGYAPEVAYFECLHELKLIVDLMYEGGIARMRYSISDTAEYGDLSRGPRVIDSRVKEEMRKILGEIQSGEFAREWVAEDEAGRPNFAKWRAEGAAHPIEETGQKLRAMMSWVDRPITETA encoded by the coding sequence ATGAGCGTTGAGGTGTTCTACGACGACGACGCCGACCTGGGCCTGATCCAGGGCCGCAAGGTCGCCGTGATCGGCTACGGCAGCCAGGGCCACGCCCACGCGCTGTCGCTGCGCGACTCCGGCGTCGACGTGGTGATCGGCCTGCCCGCCGGTTCGAAGAGCCGGCCGAAGGCCGAGGAGCAGGGCCTGCGCGTGCTCACGCCGGCCGAGGCGGCGGCCGAGGCCGACGTGATCATGATCCTGGCGCCGGACACCGCCCAGCGCGGCCTGTACGCCGAGGCGATCGCCCCCCACCTCGCCGCCGGCAAGGCGCTCTTCTTCGGCCACGGCTTCAACATCCGGTACGGCCTCATCAAGCCCCCGGCCGACGTGGACGTGGCGATGGTCGCCCCGAAGGGCCCCGGTCACCTGGTCCGCCGCCAGTACGTCGACGGCAAGGGCGTGCCCTGCCTCGTCGCGGTCGAGCAGGACGCCAGCGGCAACGCGTTCGGCCTGGCCCTGGCGTACGCCAAGGCGATCGGCGGCACCCGGGCCGGCGCGATCCGGACCACCTTCACCGAGGAGACCGAGACCGACCTCTTCGGCGAGCAGGCGGTGCTCTGCGGCGGCGCGGCCGCGCTGGTGCAGACCGGTTTCGAGGTGCTCACCGAGGCGGGCTACGCCCCCGAGGTGGCCTACTTCGAGTGCCTGCACGAGCTGAAGCTCATCGTCGACCTCATGTACGAGGGTGGCATCGCCCGGATGCGCTACAGCATCTCGGACACCGCCGAGTACGGCGACCTCTCCCGCGGCCCCCGGGTCATCGACTCCCGCGTCAAGGAGGAGATGCGCAAGATCCTCGGCGAGATCCAGTCCGGCGAGTTCGCCCGCGAGTGGGTGGCCGAGGACGAGGCGGGCCGGCCGAACTTCGCCAAGTGGCGGGCCGAGGGCGCGGCGCACCCGATCGAGGAGACCGGGCAGAAGCTGCGCGCCATGATGAGCTGGGTCGACCGGCCCATCACCGAGACCGCCTGA
- the ilvN gene encoding acetolactate synthase small subunit, whose product MTMHTLSVLVENKPGVLARVSGLFSRRGFNIDSLAVGETENPDVSRITIVVNAESSPLEQVTKQLNKLVNVLKIVELDPQVSVARELLLVKVRADRNARGQVLETVALFRARVVDVAPDTLTIEATGTPDKLDALLRDLEPFGIKEMVQSGTVAIGRGSRSITAGPALRAA is encoded by the coding sequence ATGACCATGCACACCCTGTCCGTGCTGGTGGAGAACAAGCCGGGTGTCCTGGCCCGGGTCTCCGGGCTGTTCTCCCGGCGCGGGTTCAACATCGACAGCCTCGCCGTGGGCGAGACCGAGAACCCCGACGTCTCCCGCATCACCATCGTGGTCAACGCCGAGTCGTCTCCGCTGGAGCAGGTCACCAAGCAGCTCAACAAGCTGGTCAACGTGCTCAAGATCGTCGAGCTGGACCCGCAGGTCTCGGTGGCCCGGGAGCTGCTGCTGGTCAAGGTCCGCGCCGACCGCAACGCCCGCGGTCAGGTGCTGGAGACGGTCGCCCTGTTCCGCGCCCGGGTGGTCGACGTCGCGCCGGACACGCTGACCATCGAGGCCACCGGCACCCCCGACAAGCTCGACGCGCTGCTGCGTGACCTCGAGCCGTTCGGCATCAAGGAGATGGTCCAGTCCGGCACGGTGGCCATCGGGCGTGGCTCCCGCTCCATCACCGCCGGCCCGGCGCTGCGCGCCGCCTGA
- a CDS encoding acetolactate synthase large subunit, whose protein sequence is MTRPTPETLAHSVRRARPATEPAGDADHAPAPRTGATPASPAVRQPDPAPVSGAGSLVRSLEALGVDVVFGIPGGAILPAYDPLYDSTVRHILVRHEQGAGHAATGYAQATGKVGVCIATSGPGATNLVTPIADAYMDSVPMVAITGQVARPSIGTDAFQEADIQGITLPITKHNFLVQTAEEIPQVLAEAFHLASTGRPGPVLVDIPKDVLQAPTTFTWPPTLDLPGYRPTLHPHGKQIREAARLMTGARRPVLYVGGGVLKAGATEGLRRLAELTGIPVVTTLMALGAFPDSHRQHLGMPGMHGTVAAVYGLQKSDLIVALGARFDDRVTGKLDSFAPDATVVHADIDPAEIGKNRHADVPIVGDARHVIDELIAAVTAEQAARPAADLADWWNQLDDLRARYPLGYEEPADGTLSPQYVIKRLGEIAGPDTVYVAGVGQHQMWASQFISYEKPYTWLNSGGLGTMGYAVPAAMGAKVGKPDTTVWAVDGDGCFQMTNQELATCALEGIPIKVAVINNGNLGMVRQWQTLFYGERYSNTELGTHKHRIPDFVKLAEALGCVGLRCENAADVDKTIEAAMAITDAPVVIDFVVGKDAMVWPMVAAGTSNDEIMFARGVRPAFDEDEL, encoded by the coding sequence ATGACGAGACCCACGCCAGAGACCCTCGCCCACTCCGTCCGGCGAGCCCGCCCGGCCACCGAGCCGGCCGGCGACGCCGACCACGCCCCCGCCCCCCGCACCGGAGCCACCCCGGCCTCGCCGGCCGTACGGCAGCCGGACCCGGCGCCGGTCTCCGGTGCCGGATCGCTGGTGCGGTCGCTCGAGGCGCTCGGCGTCGACGTCGTCTTCGGCATCCCGGGCGGTGCGATCCTGCCGGCGTACGACCCGCTCTACGACTCGACGGTGCGGCACATCCTGGTCCGCCACGAGCAGGGCGCCGGGCACGCGGCCACCGGCTACGCCCAGGCCACCGGCAAGGTCGGCGTCTGCATCGCCACCTCCGGCCCGGGCGCGACGAACCTGGTGACGCCGATCGCCGACGCGTACATGGACTCGGTGCCCATGGTGGCGATCACCGGCCAGGTGGCCCGCCCGTCGATCGGCACTGACGCCTTCCAGGAGGCGGACATCCAGGGCATCACCCTGCCGATCACCAAGCACAACTTCCTGGTGCAGACGGCCGAGGAGATCCCGCAGGTGCTCGCCGAGGCGTTCCACCTGGCCTCGACCGGTCGGCCCGGCCCGGTCCTGGTCGACATCCCCAAGGACGTCCTCCAGGCGCCGACCACCTTCACCTGGCCGCCCACCCTGGACCTGCCCGGCTACCGGCCCACCCTGCACCCGCACGGCAAGCAGATCCGCGAGGCGGCCCGGCTGATGACCGGCGCCCGCCGCCCGGTGCTCTACGTCGGCGGCGGCGTGCTGAAGGCCGGCGCCACCGAGGGGCTGCGCCGGCTGGCCGAGCTGACCGGCATCCCGGTGGTCACCACCCTCATGGCGCTCGGCGCGTTCCCCGACTCGCACCGGCAGCACCTGGGCATGCCCGGCATGCACGGCACCGTCGCGGCGGTCTACGGCCTCCAGAAGTCCGACCTGATCGTGGCGCTGGGCGCCCGCTTCGACGACCGGGTCACCGGCAAGCTGGACTCGTTCGCGCCGGACGCCACAGTGGTGCACGCCGACATCGACCCGGCCGAGATCGGCAAGAACCGGCACGCCGACGTCCCGATCGTGGGCGACGCCCGGCACGTCATCGACGAGCTGATCGCGGCCGTCACCGCCGAGCAGGCGGCCCGGCCGGCCGCCGACCTCGCCGACTGGTGGAACCAGCTCGACGACCTGCGCGCGCGCTACCCGCTGGGTTACGAGGAGCCGGCCGACGGCACGCTCTCCCCGCAGTACGTGATCAAGCGGCTGGGCGAGATCGCCGGCCCGGACACCGTCTACGTGGCGGGGGTCGGGCAGCACCAGATGTGGGCCAGCCAGTTCATCTCGTACGAGAAGCCGTACACCTGGCTGAACTCCGGCGGCCTCGGCACCATGGGCTACGCCGTCCCGGCGGCGATGGGCGCCAAGGTCGGCAAGCCGGACACGACGGTCTGGGCGGTGGACGGTGACGGCTGCTTCCAGATGACCAACCAGGAGCTGGCCACCTGCGCCCTGGAGGGCATCCCCATCAAGGTCGCCGTCATCAACAACGGCAACCTGGGCATGGTCCGGCAGTGGCAGACCCTGTTCTACGGGGAGCGCTACTCCAACACGGAGCTGGGCACCCACAAGCACCGCATCCCGGACTTCGTGAAGCTCGCCGAGGCGCTCGGCTGCGTCGGCCTGCGCTGCGAGAACGCCGCCGACGTGGACAAGACCATCGAGGCGGCCATGGCGATCACCGACGCCCCGGTGGTCATCGACTTCGTGGTCGGCAAGGACGCCATGGTGTGGCCGATGGTCGCCGCCGGCACCAGCAACGACGAGATCATGTTCGCCCGGGGCGTCCGCCCCGCCTTCGACGAGGACGAGCTCTGA
- a CDS encoding putative bifunctional diguanylate cyclase/phosphodiesterase, which yields MQSSPGMVTVAVLSGLAAAGAAALLAASARRRGGPHRQAHVLLAVAAGVALLSLLLGLAGTLAAGDHWAHRQGQRTGWATLVSFGTTLAGLGLGVALLRLPGTAATRAATARLLLDGLIMAGALWFVGWALFSPPTRLLGAATPVACLPILLATVSAALTAGLTVIMVLRAAPPRGRLVLLGAGATGVTCGGLGLSAGLCQAGAGLAFAGAAVIAAGLLATALAAHRVDLPRVDVDLIGRDGEYAFVPMFAMAASAMYHLVQGGRFDVFGIAAGSFEGFALVARQYLALNDVRGYAGRLAEREAHFRELAHTDPLTGLANRRGLLGALHRCAEAGVPCVLLGLDLDGFKNVNDMRGHDVGDAVLAEVGRRLRGNLRPGDLAARFGGDEFAVLMHGTSDPGPVAERLLGVLGRPYEEADGPVFLSVSIGVAGAYGETDVELLLRNADLALRYAKQRGKNRIERYDATYDQLLRRRTMLEHELRGAIERDELRLAFQPVASLPSVRPVGAEALLRWHHPELGNVRPDEFIPLAEECGMISKLGAWVLHQACYQLSRWLADGHDVWVSVNVSPRELHAPEYVVQVADALRAHHVPPQRLVLEVTEHAVATDLDELIRRLTALRLTGVRIALDDFGAGYSSLGQLRRLPIDILKIDHSLVAEHEPVRPVGRDGPAFAPMVDIVMRLGHQLGLEVIAEGVTTPAELAAVVAAGCRFGQGAAFGWGVPAEHLEAMLEAATSPGNRPTSVPPAPPAAPVRTGPSPLLPRLRSNPPAQIPAPRTSNEGSSQVAPGAEGVSGADTPTSVNQNVGSVDSSREMRQA from the coding sequence GTGCAGTCGTCCCCGGGCATGGTCACCGTCGCGGTGCTGAGCGGGCTCGCCGCGGCCGGTGCCGCCGCCCTGCTCGCCGCGTCGGCGCGCCGCCGGGGCGGGCCGCACCGGCAGGCCCACGTGCTGCTCGCGGTCGCCGCCGGGGTCGCCCTGCTCAGCCTGCTCCTCGGGCTGGCCGGCACGCTTGCCGCCGGTGACCACTGGGCGCACCGGCAGGGGCAGCGCACCGGCTGGGCCACCCTCGTCTCCTTCGGCACCACGCTCGCCGGGCTCGGCCTCGGCGTCGCCCTGCTCCGGCTGCCCGGCACCGCCGCGACCCGGGCGGCCACCGCCCGGCTGCTGCTGGACGGCCTGATCATGGCCGGGGCGCTCTGGTTCGTCGGCTGGGCGCTGTTCAGCCCGCCGACCCGGCTGCTCGGCGCCGCGACGCCTGTCGCCTGCCTGCCCATCCTGCTGGCCACGGTGAGCGCGGCGCTGACCGCCGGGCTGACCGTGATCATGGTGTTGCGGGCGGCGCCGCCGCGCGGCCGCCTCGTCCTGCTCGGCGCCGGCGCGACCGGGGTGACGTGCGGCGGCCTGGGCCTGTCGGCCGGGCTCTGCCAGGCCGGTGCGGGCCTGGCGTTCGCGGGCGCCGCGGTGATCGCCGCCGGCCTGCTGGCCACCGCCCTGGCCGCGCACCGCGTCGACCTGCCGCGGGTCGACGTCGACCTGATCGGCCGCGACGGCGAGTACGCCTTCGTGCCGATGTTCGCGATGGCCGCCTCCGCCATGTACCACCTCGTGCAGGGCGGCCGGTTCGACGTGTTCGGCATCGCGGCGGGCAGCTTCGAGGGCTTCGCCCTGGTGGCGCGACAGTACCTGGCCCTCAACGACGTCCGCGGCTACGCCGGCCGGCTGGCCGAGCGGGAGGCGCACTTCCGCGAGCTGGCGCACACCGACCCCCTCACCGGTCTGGCCAACCGGCGCGGCCTGCTGGGCGCGCTGCACCGCTGCGCCGAGGCCGGCGTCCCCTGCGTGCTGCTCGGGCTGGACCTGGACGGCTTCAAGAACGTCAACGACATGCGCGGCCACGACGTGGGCGACGCGGTGCTCGCCGAGGTGGGCCGGCGGCTGCGCGGCAACCTGCGCCCGGGCGACCTGGCCGCCCGGTTCGGCGGCGACGAGTTCGCCGTGCTCATGCACGGCACGTCCGACCCGGGGCCGGTCGCCGAGCGGCTGCTCGGGGTGCTCGGTCGCCCCTACGAGGAGGCCGACGGGCCGGTCTTCCTCTCGGTCAGCATCGGGGTGGCCGGCGCCTACGGCGAGACCGACGTCGAGCTGCTGCTGCGCAACGCCGACCTGGCGCTGCGCTACGCCAAGCAGCGCGGCAAGAACCGGATCGAGCGCTACGACGCCACCTACGACCAGCTGCTGCGCCGGCGCACCATGCTGGAGCACGAGCTGCGCGGCGCGATCGAGCGCGACGAGCTGCGGCTTGCCTTCCAGCCGGTGGCCTCGCTGCCCTCGGTCCGCCCGGTCGGGGCCGAGGCGCTGCTCCGCTGGCACCACCCGGAGCTGGGCAACGTCCGGCCCGACGAGTTCATCCCGCTGGCCGAGGAGTGCGGGATGATCTCCAAGCTGGGCGCCTGGGTGCTGCACCAGGCGTGCTACCAGCTCTCCCGCTGGCTGGCCGACGGGCACGACGTCTGGGTGTCGGTAAACGTCTCGCCCCGGGAGCTGCACGCCCCGGAGTACGTGGTCCAGGTCGCCGACGCGCTGCGCGCCCACCATGTGCCGCCGCAGCGGCTGGTGCTGGAGGTCACCGAGCACGCCGTCGCCACCGACCTGGACGAGCTGATCCGGCGGCTCACCGCGCTGCGCCTCACCGGGGTGCGGATCGCGCTGGACGACTTCGGCGCCGGCTACTCCTCGCTGGGGCAGCTCCGCCGCCTCCCGATCGACATTCTCAAGATCGACCACAGCCTGGTCGCGGAGCACGAGCCGGTCCGGCCGGTCGGCCGGGACGGTCCGGCGTTCGCCCCGATGGTCGACATCGTCATGCGCCTCGGGCACCAGCTCGGCCTGGAGGTGATCGCCGAGGGCGTCACCACCCCCGCCGAACTGGCCGCCGTGGTGGCCGCCGGTTGCCGCTTCGGGCAGGGCGCGGCCTTCGGCTGGGGCGTGCCCGCCGAGCACCTGGAGGCGATGCTCGAGGCGGCCACCTCGCCCGGCAACCGCCCGACCTCCGTGCCGCCCGCCCCACCGGCCGCGCCGGTGCGTACCGGGCCGTCGCCGCTGCTGCCCCGGCTGCGGTCGAATCCACCCGCCCAGATTCCCGCGCCGCGCACCTCGAATGAGGGATCTTCGCAGGTCGCGCCGGGCGCGGAGGGGGTGTCGGGCGCCGACACGCCCACGTCCGTGAACCAAAATGTGGGATCAGTTGACTCATCGCGTGAGATGCGTCAGGCTTGA